The Campylobacter concisus genome contains the following window.
ACTCAAATTTCTTTACTCCATTTTCTTCAAAGCAGTTTGCAAGATGATGCATTTCTAGAAAATTTAAAAACGAGTAAATAGATGTCATTGAAATTTCATTCTTGTGTATTTTGTAAATTTCTGAAGAAATTTCTTGAGCACTTAGATGAGAGTTGCTAATGAAAAGTACATGCAAAATTTGTTCTTTTAACTCTGAGCTTTTCTGCCCAAAGGCTTCTAAAAACTCTTTAAAATGCTTATAAAATAGTTCAAAATTATCCACAAAAACCTAACTAAAATGATAATGAATATAAGGATTTTACAACTTTACTTATAAAAAAAGCATAAAAT
Protein-coding sequences here:
- a CDS encoding Fur family transcriptional regulator, with amino-acid sequence MDNFELFYKHFKEFLEAFGQKSSELKEQILHVLFISNSHLSAQEISSEIYKIHKNEISMTSIYSFLNFLEMHHLANCFEENGVKKFELNLKSSHDHLICEICEKIVDFEDEMIEQRQEQICKEKNFSEQSHTMILYGICSDCQEKNGN